In the genome of Triticum urartu cultivar G1812 chromosome 5, Tu2.1, whole genome shotgun sequence, one region contains:
- the LOC125511240 gene encoding DIMBOA UDP-glucosyltransferase BX8-like gives MALGGNAVAGRRRHVLLFPLAYQGHINPMFRLAGILHGRGFAVTVFHTHFNAPDPSRHPEYRFVPVPDGMSGPAPVAIEDVVSHILALNTACEAPFRDRLAAVMEEYSRDDVACIVVDTHLLSMVKVATKLSVRTLVLRTGSAACLSCFVAYPLLIKRGYLPVQESELETEVSELPPYRVRDLMQLGRRHDLTCKLLERVVGAVKASSGLILNTFDALERRELVKLRRDLAMPVFDIGPLHLFSPAAAAESSLLRQDRSCLKWLDARPAASVLYVSFGSLACMSARDLVETAWGIAGSGVPFLWVVRPGLVAADGLTRLPDGFEEATRGRGMVVEWAPQEEVLRHAAVAGFWTHGGWNSTTESVCEGVPMLCRPHFGDQMGNARYVEHVWRVGFEVAGALERGGVEAAIRRLVTGSEGAQMRARAGELKKAAKECTGEAGSSGLAIGKLVDHMLAL, from the exons ATGGCGTTGGGGGGCAACGCGGTCGCCGGTCGCCGTCGCCACGTGCTGCTGTTCCCGCTGGCGTACCAGGGCCATATCAACCCGATGTTCCGGCTGGCCGGCATCCTCCACGGCCGCGGCTTCGCCGTCACCGTCTTCCACACCCACTTCAACGCCCCAGACCCATCGCGCCACCCGGAGTACCGCTTCGTCCCCGTCCCCGACGGCATGTCCGGCCCAGCACCCGTCGCTATCGAGGACGTCGTCTCCCACATCCTCGCGCTCAACACCGCGTGCGAGGCGCCCTTCCGTGACCGCCTGGCCGCCGTCATGGAAGAGTACTCCAGGGACGACGTGGCGTGCATCGTCGTCGACACTCACCTGCTGTCCATGGTGAAGGTGGCCACGAAGCTCTCCGTGCGCACCCTCGTCCTCCGCACTGGCAGCGCCGCCTGCCTCTCGTGCTTCGTCGCCTACCCTCTCCTCATCAAGAGAGGCTACCTCCCTGTGCAAG AGTCGGAGCTGGAGACGGAGGTGAGCGAGCTGCCGCCGTACCGGGTGCGCGACCTGATGCAGCTCGGCAGGCGCCACGACCTGACGTGCAAGCTGCTGGAGCGCGTGGTGGGGGCCGTGAAAGCGTCCTCCGGGTTAATTCTCAACACTTTCGACGCGCTGGAGCGGCGGGAGCTGGTGAAGCTCCGGCGTGACCTCGCCATGCCGGTGTTCGACATCGGCCCGCTCCACCTGTTCtcccccgccgccgcagccgagAGTAGCCTGCTGCGGCAGGACCGGAGCTGCCTGAAGTGGCTGGACGCGCGGCCGGCGGCGTCGGTGCTGTACGTGAGCTTCGGTAGCCTCGCGTGCATGTCAGCGCGGGACCTGGTGGAGACGGCGTGGGGCATCGCCGGCAGCGGCGTGCCCTTCCTCTGGGTGGTCCGGCCAGGCCTGGTCGCCGCGGACGGGCTGACGCGGCTTCCGGACGGGTTCGAGGAGGCGACGCGCGGGCGCGGGATGGTGGTGGAGTGGGCGCCGCAGGAGGAGGTGCTCCGGCACGCGGCCGTGGCCGGGTTCTGGACGCACGGGGGCTGGAACTCGACGACGGAGAGCGTGTGCGAGGGGGTGCCGATGCTTTGCCGCCCGCACTTCGGCGACCAGATGGGGAACGCCAGGTACGTGGAGCACGTGTGGAGGGTGGGCTTCGAGGTCGCCGGCGCGCTCGAGAGGGGCGGCGTGGAGGCCGCCATCCGTCGGCTCGTCACGGGGAGCGAAGGCGCCCAGATGCGGGCCAGGGCCGGCGAGCTGAAGAAGGCGGCGAAGGAGTGCACCGGCGAGGCCGGCTCGTCGGGCCTCGCCATCGGTAAGCTGGTAGACCACATGCTGGCACTGTAG
- the LOC125511241 gene encoding photosystem II D2 protein-like has translation MTIALGRIPKEENDLFDTMDDWLRRDRFVFVGWSGLLLFPCAYFALGGWFTWTTFITSWYTHGLASSYLEGCNFLTASVSTPANSLAHSLLLLWGPEAQGDFTRWCQLGGLWTFVALHGAFALLGFMLCQFELARSVQLWPYNAISFSGPIAVFVSVFLIYPLGQSGWFFAPSFGVAAIFRFILLFQGFHNWTLNPFHMMGVARVLGAALLCAIHGATVENTLFEDENTLFEDGDGANTFRAFNPTQAEETYSMVTANRFWSQIFGVAFSNKRWLHFFMLFVPVTGLWMSAIGVVGLALNLRAYDFVSQEIRAAEDPEFETSYTKNILLNEGIRAWMAAQDQPHENLIFPEEVLPHGNAL, from the exons ATGACTATAGCCCTTGGTAGAATTCCTAAAGAAGAAAATGATCTATTTGATACTATGGATGACTGGTTACGAAGGGACCGTTTCGTTTTTGTAGGATGGTCTGGCCTATTGCTCTTTCCTTGTGCTTATTTCGCTTTAGGGGGTTGGTTTACATGGACAACTTTTATAACTTCTTGGTATACCCATGGATTGGCTAGTTCCTATTTGGAAGGTTGTAATTTCTTAACCGCATCAGTTTCTACCCCTGCCAATAGTTTAGCACACTCTTTGTTGCTACTATGGGGGCCCGAAGCACAAGGAGATTTTACTCGTTGGTGTCAATTAGGCGGTCTATGGACTTTTGTAGCTCTCCATGGGGCTTTTGCACTACTAGGTTTCATGTTATGCCAATTTGAACTTGCTCGGTCTGTTCAATTATGGCCTTATAATGCAATCTCATTCTCTGGTCCAATTGCTGTTTTTGTTTCTGTATTCCTTATTTATCCACTGGGGCAATCTGGTTGGTTCTTTGCACCGAGTTTTGGCGTAGCAGCGATATTTCGATTCATCCTTCTCTTCCAAGGATTTCATAATTGGACGTTGAACCCATTTCATATGATGGGAGTTGCCAGAGTATTAGGTGCGGCTCTGCTATGCGCTATTCATGGAGCGACCGTAGAAAACACTCTATTTGAGGACG AAAACACTCTATTTGAGGACGGTGATGGTGCAAATACCTTCCGTGCTTTTAACCCAACTCAAGCTGAAGAAACTTATTCAATGGTCACTGCTAACCGCTTTTGGTCCCAAATCTTTGGTGTTGCTTTTTCCAATAAACGTTGGTTACATTTCTTTATGCTATTTGTACCCGTCACCGGTTTATGGATGAGTGCTATTGGCGTAGTTGGCTTGGCTCTGAACTTACGTGCCTATGACTTTGTTTCCCAGGAAATCCGTGCAGCAGAAGATCCAGAATTTGAGACTTCCTACACCAAAAATATTCTTTTAAATGAGGGTATTCGTGCATGGATGGCAGCTCAGGATCAGCCTCATGAAAATCTTATATTCCCTGAGGAGGTTCTACCACATGGAAACGCTCTTTAA